A region from the Salvia splendens isolate huo1 chromosome 15, SspV2, whole genome shotgun sequence genome encodes:
- the LOC121769330 gene encoding uncharacterized protein LOC121769330, translating to MDGENGRRLNTNIANLSDNRSEKPTPPFPIVNCERISISETKQQGNGRSPAKIAPVEPSFRLEKPPIADSSPGSFKDVARDPLVLTESPAIQVMERPKDSDPSTDSPNRWSLDSGDSLFSIHMENDGISKERFVEYKWRHRGTIPVGSISASNISQVRGVASISKIITHFPCCSKNHREVAKGRERRRFSSTNM from the coding sequence ATGGACGGTGAAAACGGGAGGCGATTGAACACAAATATTGCTAATCTGTCAGACAACCGGAGCGAGAAGCCTACACCGCCTTTCCCAATTGTGAATTGTGAAAGAATCAGCATTAGTGAGACCAAGCAACAAGGAAATGGAAGAAGCCCTGCCAAAATTGCTCCGGTTGAACCCTCGTTCAGGCTGGAGAAACCCCCCATTGCTGATTCCTCTCCGGGATCATTCAAAGATGTTGCTCGTGATCCCTTGGTGCTGACTGAATCCCCTGCCATCCAAGTGATGGAACGGCCAAAAGACTCTGATCCCAGCACTGATAGTCCAAACAGGTGGAGTCTTGATTCGGGTGATTCTTTGTTCAGCATCCACATGGAGAATGACGGTATCTCCAAGGAGCGTTTCGTTGAGTATAAGTGGAGGCATCGGGGAACTATCCCTGTCGGAAGCATATCTGCCTCGAATATCTCCCAAGTCAGGGGAGTTGCATCAATCAGTAAAATCATCACACACTTCCCCTGCTGCAGCAAAAACCATAGAGAAGTCGCAAAGGGACGTGAAAGAAGACGTTTCTCATCAACCAACATGTGA
- the LOC121769329 gene encoding uncharacterized protein LOC121769329 isoform X2, giving the protein MDASARAMVEAIHATPTQAVLHFAGGGSQALGWLMSVPGASNTVLEAVVPYSRMSLVQLLGKVPTQFASRQTAEDMALMAYNRAIVLSNPGFPALGVGFSGSLASSRPKLGDHRFHVSTRTSDQLLSSTVTLSKGMRTREQEDKVSSQFVLKAIAYACKVPTTFISELTDSEVPDEYKLQFNEDQELEQLINGEICFKVYPFSSDFSTAERKIILPGSFNPLHDGHLKLLEVAMNILGEGYPCFELSAVNADKPPLTVSEIKRRTMQFEKVGKTVIISNQPYFYKKAELFPGSAFVIGADTAARLINHF; this is encoded by the exons ATGGACGCTTCGGCACGAGCGATGGTGGAGGCCATCCACGCCACTCCCACTCAGGCCGTACTCCATTTCGCCGGCGGCGGTTCTCAG GCGCTCGGGTGGCTGATGTCTGTGCCGGGAGCTTCGAATACTGTTCTAGAAGCAGTCGTGCCGTATTCTAGAATGTCCCTCGTCCAGTTACTCGGCAag GTTCCAACTCAATTCGCCAGTCGACAGACTGCGGAGGACATGGCGTTAATGGCGTACAATAGAGCTATAGTGCTTTCCAATCCAG GTTTTCCGGCTCTTGGTGTGGGTTTCAGTGGTTCTCTAGCCAGCTCGCGCCCCAAGCTTGGGGATCACAG GTTTCATGTATCAACAAGAACATCTGACCAGCTTTTGTCATCTACGGTAACCTTGTCTAAG gGTATGAGAACACGTGAGCAAGAGGATAAAGTTTCTAGCCAGTTTGTATTGAAG GCAATAGCATATGCTTGCAAGGTTCCGACAACATTCATCTCCGAGCTAACTGATTCTGAAGTTCCTGATGAATATAAATTGCAATTCAACGAAGATCAGGAATTGGAGCAACTTATAAATGGTGAAATATGCTTTAAGGTTTACCCCTTTTCAAGTG ATTTTTCGACGGCTGAAAGGAAGATAATTCTCCCAGGCTCTTTTAATCCCTTGCATGATGGCCACCTAAAACTCTTGGAAGTTGCTAtgaa CATTCTTGGTGAAGGATACCCATGCTTTGAGTTGTCAGCAGTGAATGCAGACAAACCTCCACTTACCGTGTCAGAAATCAAACGTCGTACTATGCaatttgaaaaagttg GGAAGACTGTCATAATATCCAACCAGCCATATTTCTACAAGAAAGCCGAACTTTTCCCTGGCAGCGCATTCGTGATTGGTGCTGACACTGCAGCAAGGCTTATAAAT CATTTCTAA
- the LOC121769507 gene encoding receptor protein kinase-like protein ZAR1, with protein sequence MLALLSLFLSILHHCTNIAVVTSLNDEGIALFSFKQSIDSDPQSSLSNWNYSDQTPCSWNGITCKQHRVVSISIPNKKLSGFLSPSLGSLSELRHLNLRSNRFHGALPSHLFNARALQSLVLYGNSFSGPLPFEVGNLVSLQILDFSNNLLSGSFPLALLQCKRLRYLDFSHNNFTGVLPFGIGGNLVLLEKLYLSYNAFGGVIPDDLGSLSNLIGTVDLSHNLFNGSIPASLGNLLEKVYIDLTYNNLTGPIPQNGSLVNRGPTAFVGNLGLCGPPLKNPCSPSNEANPPSSLPYLPYNYPVQDGESVGKVDGEKGLSKATVAAIVVSDAVGICVIGFLLSYCYTRYAKARRDRANGGEKGGGGRKQCSCFLGEESDSLSENAEKCDLVHLDAEVAFDLDELLKASAFVLGKTGIGIVYKVVLDDGLNLAVRRLGEGGSQRFKEFQSEVEAIAKLRHPNLVTLRAYYWSVDEKLLIYDFLPNGNLTAAIHGNNPLPWCMRLKIMRGVAKGLVYLHECSLKKYVHGDLKPSNILLDHKMEAKISDFGLGHLAHIAGGVGTQKHHHHQRQGSYVSSEVVPTWASPAASYRAPEAVKVVKASQKWDVFSYRMILLEVVTGRSVVDLVKWVQLCIEEKRPLSEILDLHLIQENGGRREEEEMMGVLKIAVLCTHCSPDRRPSMRHVSDAMERLPLSRD encoded by the exons ATGTTAGCTCtactctctctcttcctctcaaTCTTGCATCACTGCACCAATATTGCTGTGGTGACTTCTTTGAACGATGAAGGCATAGCTCTGTTTTCATTCAAGCAATCCATTGATTCAGACCCTCAAAGCTCACTCAGCAACTGGAATTATTCCGACCAAACCCCGTGCTCATGGAATGGCATCACATGCAAACAACACAGAGTTGTTTCCATTAGCATTCCTAACAAGAAACTCTCTGgttttctctctccctctctcggctctctctccgAGCTCCGCCATCTCAACTTGAGGAGCAATAGGTTTCATGGGGCCTTGCCCTCTCATCTCTTTAACGCTCGTGCTCTGCAAAGTTTGGTTCTTTATGGGAATTCCTTTTCTGGGCCTCTCccttttgaggttggaaacctTGTATCACTTCAAATTTTAGATTTTTCGAACAATTTGTTAAGTGGGTCGTTTCCGTTGGCGTTGCTTCAGTGCAAGAGGTTGAGGTATCTTGATTTCAGTCATAATAATTTTACTGGGGTTTTGCCTTTTGGGATTGGGGGGAACTTGGTTTTGTTGGAGAAGCTTTATCTTTCTTACAATGCATTTGGTGGTGTGATTCCTGATGATTTAGGGTCTTTGTCTAATTTGATAGGAACCGTTGATTTGTCTCATAATCTGTTCAACGGTTCGATTCCGGCTAGTCTTGGCAATCTGCTGGAGAAAGTTTACATTGATCTAACATACAACAATTTAACTGGTCCAATTCCACAAAATGGTTCTTTGGTGAACAGAGGGCCAACTGCATTTGTTGGGAATCTTGGTCTCTGTGGCCCTCCTCTCAAGAACCCTTGTTCTCCAAGTAATGAGGCGAATCCGCCCTCCTCGTTGCCATACTTGCCCTATAACTACCCTGTCCAAGATGGGGAGAGTGTTGGGAAAGTTGATGGAGAGAAGGGGTTGAGTAAAGCAACTGTAGCTGCCATTGTTGTGAGTGATGCTGTTGGCATTTGTGTGATAGGATTTTTACTCTCTTATTGTTATACGAGATATGCGAAGGCGAGGAGAGACCGTGCTAATGGCGGTGAGAAGGGGGGTGGAGGTAGGAAGCAGTGTTCATGCTTCCTGGGGGAAGAGTCAGATTCTTTATCTGAAAATGCAGAGAAGTGTGATCTAGTGCATTTGGATGCAGAGGTGGCTTTTGACCTGGACGAGCTTTTGAAGGCGTCTGCATTCGTTCTTGGCAAGACCGGGATCGGGATTGTGTACAAAGTTGTGCTTGATGATGGCCTTAACTTGGCTGTTAGAAGGCTAGGGGAAGGAGGCTCACAGAGGTTTAAGGAATTCCAAAGTGAAGTTGAAGCAATTGCAAAGCTACGACATCCAAATTTAGTGACTCTTCGAGCTTATTATTGGTCAGTTGATGAGAAGTTACTCATATATGACTTCTTACCAAATGGGAATCTCACTGCAGCCATCCATG GGAACAATCCTCTTCCATGGTGTATGAGATTGAAGATAATGAGAGGAGTTGCAAAAGGCCTAGTTTATCTACATGAATGCAGTCTCAAGAAATATGTCCATGGTGATCTAAAGCCATCAAACATACTACTCGACCACAAGATGGAGGCGAAGATCTCTGATTTTGGCCTCGGCCACCTTGCTCACATAGCCGGTGGGGTGGGCACGCAGaagcaccaccaccaccaaaggCAGGGGAGCTATGTGTCTTCGGAGGTTGTCCCAACTTGGGCCTCTCCTGCAGCCTCCTATCGGGCTCCTGAGGCCGTGAAGGTGGTGAAGGCGTCCCAAAAATGGGACGTCTTCTCGTATAGGATGATACTGTTGGAAGTTGTGACTGGGAGATCAGTGGTGGATCTTGTGAAATGGGTGCAGCTATGCATTGAAGAGAAGAGGCCTCTCTCAGAAATATTGGATTTGCATTTGATTCAAGAAAATGGTGGTAGAAGAGAAGAGGAAGAGATGATGGGTGTGTTGAAGATTGCAGTGTTGTGCACACATTGTAGTCCTGATAGGAGGCCTTCAATGAGGCATGTTTCCGATGCTATGGAAAGACTCCCGCTTTCCCGTGATTAA
- the LOC121769329 gene encoding uncharacterized protein LOC121769329 isoform X1, giving the protein MDASARAMVEAIHATPTQAVLHFAGGGSQALGWLMSVPGASNTVLEAVVPYSRMSLVQLLGKVPTQFASRQTAEDMALMAYNRAIVLSNPGFPALGVGFSGSLASSRPKLGDHRFHVSTRTSDQLLSSTVTLSKGMRTREQEDKVSSQFVLKAIAYACKVPTTFISELTDSEVPDEYKLQFNEDQELEQLINGEICFKVYPFSSDFSTAERKIILPGSFNPLHDGHLKLLEVAMNILGEGYPCFELSAVNADKPPLTVSEIKRRTMQFEKVGKTVIISNQPYFYKKAELFPGSAFVIGADTAARLINSKYYSGDYGRMLETLLGCKSIGCVFLVAGRNIDGKFKVVDDLDIPAELRDLFIPIPPEKFRMDISSTQIRKAQGML; this is encoded by the exons ATGGACGCTTCGGCACGAGCGATGGTGGAGGCCATCCACGCCACTCCCACTCAGGCCGTACTCCATTTCGCCGGCGGCGGTTCTCAG GCGCTCGGGTGGCTGATGTCTGTGCCGGGAGCTTCGAATACTGTTCTAGAAGCAGTCGTGCCGTATTCTAGAATGTCCCTCGTCCAGTTACTCGGCAag GTTCCAACTCAATTCGCCAGTCGACAGACTGCGGAGGACATGGCGTTAATGGCGTACAATAGAGCTATAGTGCTTTCCAATCCAG GTTTTCCGGCTCTTGGTGTGGGTTTCAGTGGTTCTCTAGCCAGCTCGCGCCCCAAGCTTGGGGATCACAG GTTTCATGTATCAACAAGAACATCTGACCAGCTTTTGTCATCTACGGTAACCTTGTCTAAG gGTATGAGAACACGTGAGCAAGAGGATAAAGTTTCTAGCCAGTTTGTATTGAAG GCAATAGCATATGCTTGCAAGGTTCCGACAACATTCATCTCCGAGCTAACTGATTCTGAAGTTCCTGATGAATATAAATTGCAATTCAACGAAGATCAGGAATTGGAGCAACTTATAAATGGTGAAATATGCTTTAAGGTTTACCCCTTTTCAAGTG ATTTTTCGACGGCTGAAAGGAAGATAATTCTCCCAGGCTCTTTTAATCCCTTGCATGATGGCCACCTAAAACTCTTGGAAGTTGCTAtgaa CATTCTTGGTGAAGGATACCCATGCTTTGAGTTGTCAGCAGTGAATGCAGACAAACCTCCACTTACCGTGTCAGAAATCAAACGTCGTACTATGCaatttgaaaaagttg GGAAGACTGTCATAATATCCAACCAGCCATATTTCTACAAGAAAGCCGAACTTTTCCCTGGCAGCGCATTCGTGATTGGTGCTGACACTGCAGCAAGGCTTATAAAT TCCAAGTATTACAGTGGTGATTATGGGAGAATGTTAGAAACTCTATTAGGTTGCAAAAGCATAGGCTGTGTCTTCCTCGTTGCTGGTCGGAACATAGACGGCAAGTTTAAG GTTGTTGATGATCTTGATATTCCGGCGGAGCTAAGGGATTTGTTCATTCCGATTCCACCGGAGAAATTTCGGATGGATATATCGTCCACTCAAATCAGGAAGGCTCAAGGAATGCTCTAA
- the LOC121767390 gene encoding LEAF RUST 10 DISEASE-RESISTANCE LOCUS RECEPTOR-LIKE PROTEIN KINASE-like 1.5 encodes MKTINTTHILLLTLLLINIHPLPSLPLPGTCRDTCGPTPIKYPFGSGSGCGHPAFSRHLKCSPGGALRLSTAGDAYLDVSSIDYASGSLVAADPLMSTCASMQNSGSFALDPGSPFSLSPDNIFALVGCSTTSPVFDPDADFCDTGSGQNVCRGLYSCKGVEGIGLEPHEPISTCCVYEPGEVLAGSGSGLDLPKLQCSSYSAVYGFGGSEGDPMRWQYGILLRFNDSYESSDCRNCEDSGGFCGFEGVEESFVCRCRNGVNSTVNCYGRGNGWSRAGRHGIQTALTIGGFLLMWMIAFL; translated from the exons atgaaaacaataaacACAACTCACATTCTCCTCCTCACACTCCTCTTAATCAACATCCATCCCCTTCCCTCCCTCCCACTCCCAGGCACGTGCCGCGACACGTGCGGCCCAACCCCAATCAAATATCCCTTCGGGTCAGGTAGCGGGTGCGGGCATCCCGCCTTCTCCCGCCACCTAAAATGCAGCCCCGGCGGGGCCCTCCGCCTCTCCACCGCTGGGGACGCCTACTTGGACGTCTCCTCCATCGACTACGCCTCCGGGTCACTCGTCGCCGCGGACCCGCTCATGTCCACTTGCGCCTCCATGCAGAACTCGGGCAGCTTCGCGCTCGACCCGGGCAGCCCGTTCTCCCTTTCCCCGGACAACATATTCGCCTTAGTAGGCTGCTCCACAACCTCGCCCGTGTTCGACCCGGACGCCGACTTCTGCGACACGGGTTCGGGCCAGAACGTGTGCCGCGGGCTGTACTCGTGTAAAGGGGTGGAGGGGATCGGGTTGGAGCCCCACGAGCCGATATCAACGTGCTGTGTGTACGAGCCGGGGGAGGTTTTGGCAGGGTCGGGTTCGGGTTTGGATCTGCCGAAGCTGCAATGCTCGTCGTACTCGGCGGTTTatgggttcgggggcagcgagGGCGACCCGATGAGGTGGCAGTATGGGATATTGCTGAGGTTTAATGATTCTTATGAGAGTAGTGATTGTAGGAATTGTGAGGATAGTGGTGGGTTTTGTGGGTTTGAGGGTGTGGAGGAGTCGTTTGTTTGTAGGTGTCGTAACGGCGTCAATTCCACCGTTAACTGCTATGGGAGAg GCAATGGCTGGAGCCGGGCGGGGAGACACGGAATTCAAACGGCATTGACTATTGGAG GGTTCTTGCTTATGTGGATGATTGCTTTCCTCTAA
- the LOC121767572 gene encoding 2-hydroxy-6-oxononadienedioate/2-hydroxy-6-oxononatrienedioate hydrolase-like → MILDRPSLGAAVAIDFAVNHPEAVDKLILIDASVYAEGIGNLATLPKLMAYAGVYLLKSLPLRLYATSLTFNTLTWDTCYEGAKIGRLHCLLPWWADATVDFMTSGGYNVSAQIRDVKQKTLIVWGENDQIIDYKLAVRLHSEIPNAMLRQIPECGHILHIEKPAAVSKLITEFVRAESKVCMVA, encoded by the exons ATGATTTTGGACAGACCAAGTCTTGGAGCTGCTGTTGCCATTGACTTTGCAGTCAACCACCCGGAAGCT GTCGACAAGCTGATTTTGATTGATGCAAGTGTCTATGCTGAAGGCATCGGAAACCTTGCTACATTACCTAAATTGATGGCATATGCTGGA GTATATTTGTTAAAGTCCTTGCCGTTGCGCCTATATGCGACTTCATTGACTTTCAATACCTTAACATGGGATACCTGTTATGAAGGGGCAAAG attggtcGTCTACACTGTCTCTTGCCTTGGTGGGCTGATGCAACTGTTGATTTTATGACAAGCGGAGGCTACAACGTCAGTGCTCAAATCAGGGAT GTGAAGCAGAAAACACTGATTGTATGGGGAGAAAATGATCAGATTATAGACTATAAGCTTGCAGTG AGACTGCACAGTGAGATACCAAATGCAATGTTACGCCAAATACCAGAGTGCGGCCACATCCTTCACATAGAGAAGCCTGCTGCTGTTTCCAAGTTAATAACAGAGTTCGTTCGAGCTGAGAGCAAGGTATGTATGGTTGCTTGA